The nucleotide window GAAACCATGCGCTCTTCGATGCCACTGATCCATCTGGTCAATATCACTAGATGAGCTTGGCCTTTGGTGCCGAGCTTGTCCTGGTGCAACAAAAGCTGACGATAATATTTTGTCAGTGCCGAAAATAGTCTGAATGATGCCTCAGTATCAGAGTTACCAAAACAACTCAAACCAAGCTCAGGTACACCAACGACAAATCTCACGTTGCCTCTGGCATCGGCTGTTTGCCACAATTTTGCTGAAAGCAGACCGTCGCTAAAAGGCAAGGGCACTTCTCTCATTGAACTAATTTTTTTTGATTTCATCAAATATCCGAAGCTCTTTTGGATCTCGAATTCTCTTTTGCTATGGAGAAAGAGATTTAGTCAGCGAACCTTCTCTTGTCTAGTATAACTCTTATTCTTTTTTCGTCTAGATTTGAAATGTTGCTAGACTACTTTTGCAGAGCCAATTTCGACGATATTTCTTTCATACTTAGATCGTAAATATCGTTTTTTGATAGCGTATTTGCGTCCATCCAGTGCATTTGTTTGTTTGCTCTAAACCACATAACCTGGCGCCTGGCCAGTTCAAAGTTGTGTTTGATTGCTTCTTGTGTCGCTTCTTCGAGAGTGATTTGACCATCAATAAATTGCAAATATTCTTTGTAAGGCACAGCATTTACGAGCGCTTGCGTTTTGCCAAACATTTTTAAAATCACTTCGATTTCATCGAGCACTCCTTGCTTGAGCTGCTCATCGAGTCTTAAGATGATGCGTTCTTTTAGCAAATTGCGGTCACTAAAATTGAGCCCGAGCCAGAGCACATCGTAAGGTACTTCCACCCTGGTGGCTACCTCGCTAAATGGGCGCCCCAGCGCCTTTGAGACTTCGATGGCACGGATAATACGGAAGCGGTCATTCGCTTGAATGCGACCTTTTGAGACCGGATCAAGGACCTCCAAAATTTTGTGCAATGCTTCTATACCATCTTTTTGGGCCAGTTGGTTTAGCTCCTCGCGCAGGGCCACATTGGGCTCCACAGCGGGCATGCTAAAGCCCTCCAGTAAGGCTCTGGCATAGAGTCCTGTGCCACCGCAGACTATTGGTATTTTGCCTTGAGCTATGATTTGCTCCAGGGCACTGGTGGCTTGCTCTTTGTAGTTAGCGGCAGTATAGACCTCGTCTGGAGTGACCACATCAAGCAAATGATGCGGTATGCCACATCTTTCTTGCATGGTCGGCTTGGCTGTGCCGATATCCATATATTGATATACAGTGCGGCTATCGCAGGCGATTATTTCGCCATTGAGATTTTTGGCTAGCTCAATAGATAAGGCTGTTTTGCCTGTACAGGTCGGACCGACTAAAGCAATAACAAGAGGTTTTTTTGTCAATTTACGAGTCTGGGTAAAAGTTGCATGCCGAGCGAAAACAGTGCCAGTCCCATCCAAAAGAGATAGACAGCGGCAAAGAGGGGCGGCACCACAATCACTATCAATGACATTTTGAGAGCTGATGTTTTAAGGGCTGATTGAAATGCAGCAAAAAGCAGATACAAAAACCACATTGCCACCACCATGCCCGGCAGCATAATGCCCAGACCCAAGAGCTTTTTGAAGCACATAATTGGTGTAAAAAAGAGTACAGGCAAAAATGCCCAGGCAATTGAGACCAGAGCATTGCCAAAACGCACTTTGACCCGGGCAAAGCTACCGAGATAATAGAGTGTGACTGCAAGCACAAACCAAAGTTCGATGCCGCTCAGTGTAAAGACCAGGCTGCTTACTGCCGTATCAGACATCCTGTCCAGCTTGAAGCGGAGCCAACCGACAAGGCTCAAGACCAGAGTCATAAAAAATATTGACTGGGTGAGATGATGAAATGTCGCTGGATATTTTTTTCCATCGCTCAAAATCTGCATGGTCTGGCGGGGTGCTACCAGCACACCATAAAAAATATCAGCAAATAAATTGGCACTTCTGGTGTATTCAGCGCTCGATTTAGCTTCCGCCTTAGTTTGCTCGGCAGCTTCGGAGAGAGGCTCTTCAGGCTTTGACTGGGGGTCTTTGAGGACCTGTTTAAAGGCCATTTCCAGTTCAAAGGGCTGACTTTCTGAGAGACGTTTTTCTCTCAAATTGGCATCTTCGATTTGTCTTTCAGCTTCGCTTGTTTCGTCAGTCATTGCCATTATCTGTAAAGCCAGAGTGGTTGCTTGGTCAAGTTAGGGCTGAGTTCGGTGGGGACAAAGTTTTCGAGACTGGCCTGAGGACTGGCCAGGGAGGTTGACTCAAGCAAGCTGGCGAGAAATCCATCTGACTTGTCTTCGTCCACTTGCAGGTCTTCTGTCAGTTTGTATTTTTCTTTGCAAATTTTTTGCAAGAGTGCCATTGCATCTGTATAGGTACCAATCTCATCAACTAGTTTGTTTTGTTGAGCCTGACGACCGGTGTAGATACGACCATCGGCCAGACGTTTGACTTCTTCTATAGGGAGATTGCGACCTTTGGCCACTACCTGGGTAAACTGGTCGTAGCAGTCCATTACTAGTGCCTGCAAAATGTCTTTTTCTTCTTTTGTCATTTTGTGGCTGGGGCTGGCGATATCTTTAAACAGTCCTGATTTGATTGTTTCTGGCTCAACGCCGAGTTTGTCAGCCAGACCTTTGTAGCACATCAGATTCATGATGACGCCGATAGAGCCAGTCATCGTGCCGGGATTGGCTACGATTTTGTCGGCGGCGCAAGCGACATAATAGCCACCACTAGCTGCCATATCGCCCATTGATACGACCACAGGCTTGCCTGCTTCTTTGAGATCCAGTACGGCTTCGTACACTTCCTGCGAGGTGGGCACTGTGCCACCGGGAGAGTTGATACGTAAGAGCACTGCTTTGACTTTTTTGTTTTTGAGAGCCTTGCGCAGGTCTTTGATACAAGTAGTGGCTGAGCCAGTCTGTGAGCTAAAGAGTCCACTGTCAGCTTTGTCCATGATCATGCCAGTGAGACGGATGACCTGGATATGATCTTTAAATCTATTCATCAGGCCGCCTGACTCTTTGCCGCTAGTGTCTTTAGCTGGCGTATTTTGAGTCAAAACAGCTACGGGTACTGCCAGGACACAGAGTGTCAGGATAATCCAGACAAATGAGCGTTGATTGATGCGCACCAAAAGACCTCAGCTTGTATATACAGCCAGTAATCTTAGCGCCTTTTATATGCAAAGTGTATGTAGGTGTGCCCTACATAGTCTTTTTGTCATTTGGCTCAGCTATTTTTAAGACGTTGTCACTTTGCAGTTTTGTGTCGTCAAGCTGTTGCATCTCGTTTTTGATCTGAATATCGAGCTTTTGGATGGCATCGCCTCCGGCTATGTCCATCAAGTTTTGACGATATCTATGGACGTCTTCTACTTTTTCGTCGATATCACGTTGCGCTTTACGCAGTGTGTATTCCATCTCAAGCTGCTTGGCGGCGTCTTGACCGACACGGGCGTCTTTGGCCATATTGCGCAAGTCTTCGAGGTCAGTAGCGGCACGGTCCATAGAGACAGTAAATTTTTTGTAGCAGCGGTACTGGTCCACCAGTCTATCGGCTGTGGTGCGCACCATGTTATAGAGAGAGATGATCTCGCCTTGAGTGAGTGACATCTTGGCCAGTTGCTTTTTGTCGAGGGTGCCGTTGAGCTGTCCCAGCAAACTGGCGGCAAAGTTTTGCGCTACATAAGTACCCTGGGTCGGTGACACCATGGCCATTGATCCCACTGCTCCGTACATTACTGAGCTGAGCATCTTCATCATGATGTGAGTGGCATGACCTTTATCTGAGGTCGGCACTAATTTTTGTACGACAAATTGGATATCAGGGCTGCGCTCCAGAGTGGCATCCCAGAGGTCGGCAATTTGTTTCTTTTCTGAGTTATCGAGTAACTCTGATTTTTCGTTTAATTCTTCGTTTGAATTGATCAAAGCAAGTGGCTGAGCATTAACAGCTTTGGCAGTGTCTTTGACATCGCCTTTGCCTAAAGCCGCTGTTTTGCTGTCCTTCTTATCTTTTTTGTCTTTTTTATCGGCTTTGTCGTCGCCCAGCTTGATACTGGTGGATGGCAGTCCGGTTGTGCCTTCGCCCATGGGACCTTTGGGCTCAAATTGGTTGATTGTTGCTCCAGTTTTTAGAGTGCCTTCTTCACTGGGGGTGTCTGATTTGGCTTTGTCATCGCCCAACTTAATCGATGATAGATCAAGTGGTTTGTCAGCCTCGGTACTGCCAGTAGTGCTATCGGCAGTGGTATCACTCTCGGTGACACTGTCATCGAGTTTGTCAGCGGCCGGCAAGTGGAAGTTGGGCTTTTTGCCACTTGTTGGCAGCGAAATAGCCATGGCTGCGTCAGTCAATGACAGCTGGGATGATAGGGCCAGTGCTCCAAGCAAGAGGCTCAGTGCTCTATGTTTGGTGGGCTTTAGATGGAACATCGAGAAATCCTTACTTATCCGGTTCTTTTAACTACTAGCTAGATCAGAATATATAGGCGGAAAATTTGTTCCGAAGGAAAAATTTGATATTTGCTAAAACTGCTGTAAACGGGCAAAAAAGATAGCGTACAGCCATTCAAGCCGTAGTCAATATACCATGACTCGATCTCTTTGAAAGTTACCTTTTGTCAATATCAGTCGGCTTCTATAGGTTTGGCGACGGACTAAAAGGAAATTTTTATAAGGTTTGCAAAAGGCAAACTTATTTTTTGAGGGCCATCATCATGGCGCCGATAATTAAAACGACCGTGGCTAACTGGTCTGCTAGCACTGGCAGAGGACTTTGCAAGAATGTCATACCAAAAGTCATGACGTACCAAATCTTACCCAGTAACGCCACGCCCACCAGTGCCATTACAAGTGGTGCCATAGGGTTGGCTGCTTGTGGTCTGGCTGGAAAGTCCGGGGTGGCCAGATCGTCATCGTTATCCGTACTATCTATATCAAGGCTGCGTCTACCGCTGCGTTGACCAATACGGCGATCAGGTCTGCCTCTACGGTCTTTAGGTGTGCTGAAATCATCTTCATCATCATCGCCAGCTGCCGAGCTATCACCCAGTAGTCGGGAGCGACCGAGTTTGCGACCAGTGTCCTGATTGTCCGCCTGTGGTGCTGTTGGCTTAGCTGGTGCAGCCGGAGCTGGCGGCGCGGCCGGCGGATTTGGTGGCACCGCAGGAGGTGCATTAAAATTATGAGCCGGAGCGGGATCTAAATTGACCAGAGTCTGACCTGGTGTACCAAGGTTGTAATTGGTATTGGTGGGCTTTGGCGCTGGTTGTGGCTGATAACGCGGCGCTTGATTGGGGGCTGGCATTGCCGCCATCTGAGTCTGGCTGGCGCTTGGATCAAAAGAAGTAAAGCTATTGCCAGTGGCCGTAGGCGAGGGTAGAGGTGCCTGGGGGGCTGGAGCTGGTTGAGGCACGGGGGCGGGCTGTTGCATCTGCGGCACTGCCGGTGGCTGCTGCGGCTGTGCTGGTGCTTTGGCTTCAGCTTTGGGCTTTTCGGCCCGGGGAGCTCTCACTGCCAATAGGGGCGAGCGCAGTGCCGTCGGGTCGTCTGGCTTTACTTCATCCTCTTCTTCATATTCGTCATCAATATAGTCGCTGCCGCCACCGAGTATGGGGGAGCGCAGTCGACCGGATTGACTGGTGCCATGGGGACGAGCGGCCTCTATAGATGGCATTTCTTCAAAGTCGCCATCGTCACCACCTAGTAGCGGTGAGCGCAGACCGCGAGACTTACCTGGTCTGCCCGTATTTTCGTGTTCCTCGGGAGCGGGCAGGTCATTATGTCTGTGGGGAAACTCAATATCATGCTTAGCGTGTTTATCGCCGCCACCTAATATAGGACTGCGCAGACCACGTCCTTTGGGGGCTGGCTGATAATCATCGTCATCATCGTCGTCGTCGAGATCGGCTGCTCCACCCAATATTGGTGAGCGCAGACCGCCTTTGGAGCGGCCTTTGGGTTTGGCCTGAGGCTCGTCGCCGCTAGAGCCCAGTATTGGAGAGCGTAGACCGCCTTTGCCACGTTTGGGGCTAGGCTCCTCGGGCTCGTCAAAATCATCGTCGCCGCTGGCTCCGCCCAGCATGGGTGAGCGCAGTCCGCCTTTGCCACGTTTTACCGGATGTTCTTCGGGCTCATCAAAATCATCGTCGCCACCCCCGCCGAGCATGGGTGAGCGTAAACCTTTGCTACTTTTTGTTTTGCCTTTGCCAGCTGGACGCACTGGCTCATCTTCAAAATCTTCGTCAGAGCCGCCCCCTAAAATCGGTGAACGCAGCTTTGGTTTGGGCGCCTGTGGGGCTTGCACCACCGGAGCCGGGCTAATATCGACTGCTGGTGCTGGGGTTGGCCGCTTGAGCCTGCCGCCGCAGTCCTTACAAAAGAGAAGGGCGTCATCATTGGCTACCTGGCATATGTCGCAATTAATCACTGCGGTCTCCTTTAGCTCCCTTTTTTAAACTAATAGTCTAATTCAACTATATATAGCAAGTTAAAGGGTAATTTATTGTGCCCGTTCATTATCCTGTTGATTTCTTGGAATGAGCTAATTAATCGACAGGGGTCTTAATGTTAGACTTCCACTCTACCGCTTGACTATATTGTCGGTGGTAAAGCATAGAATCTCGGCAAGGGGAACTTTAATGGCGAGCGGCGGTAAAAATTTGATGTGTGGCCTGACAGGGACCAGAGTGGTGGCGCTTGCTGCCAGCTTGATGTTGTCTGTATTGCCCGCGACGACCTGTCTTGCGGTTGAACCCCAACTTAATTTTAAAATCTATAGCCCTCAAGAACCGCCACAAGCCAAGCCGGCCAGTGACGAAACCAGCGCTACCAGCGCTTCTGACACACCAATGGAAGCCTCTAGCGACGCTGATACTATTACCGATCCTGCTGACACCACACCTACCCCAGCTCCTAAGGCTGCTCCTGTTACCAGTCCAGCGCCTAAAACCAGCACAGAAGAATCATCTATATTTGAGCAAGAAGCTCCCAAAATGGATGAAACTCCAGCTCCAGCAGTTACTGAAAGCAAGACAAGCGAAGAAAAGCCTGTCACCACCACCACTACTGAGACTACTTCCACTAGCGAGCTGACCAGTGAAGCTGCCAGCGCTACTGCGTCAAAGACTGAAGGCAAAACCTTGCAGGGTTATATCAGAGTAGTGCCGCT belongs to Candidatus Obscuribacter sp. and includes:
- the miaA gene encoding tRNA (adenosine(37)-N6)-dimethylallyltransferase MiaA — protein: MTKKPLVIALVGPTCTGKTALSIELAKNLNGEIIACDSRTVYQYMDIGTAKPTMQERCGIPHHLLDVVTPDEVYTAANYKEQATSALEQIIAQGKIPIVCGGTGLYARALLEGFSMPAVEPNVALREELNQLAQKDGIEALHKILEVLDPVSKGRIQANDRFRIIRAIEVSKALGRPFSEVATRVEVPYDVLWLGLNFSDRNLLKERIILRLDEQLKQGVLDEIEVILKMFGKTQALVNAVPYKEYLQFIDGQITLEEATQEAIKHNFELARRQVMWFRANKQMHWMDANTLSKNDIYDLSMKEISSKLALQK
- the sppA gene encoding signal peptide peptidase SppA → MRINQRSFVWIILTLCVLAVPVAVLTQNTPAKDTSGKESGGLMNRFKDHIQVIRLTGMIMDKADSGLFSSQTGSATTCIKDLRKALKNKKVKAVLLRINSPGGTVPTSQEVYEAVLDLKEAGKPVVVSMGDMAASGGYYVACAADKIVANPGTMTGSIGVIMNLMCYKGLADKLGVEPETIKSGLFKDIASPSHKMTKEEKDILQALVMDCYDQFTQVVAKGRNLPIEEVKRLADGRIYTGRQAQQNKLVDEIGTYTDAMALLQKICKEKYKLTEDLQVDEDKSDGFLASLLESTSLASPQASLENFVPTELSPNLTKQPLWLYR
- a CDS encoding YIP1 family protein; this encodes MTDETSEAERQIEDANLREKRLSESQPFELEMAFKQVLKDPQSKPEEPLSEAAEQTKAEAKSSAEYTRSANLFADIFYGVLVAPRQTMQILSDGKKYPATFHHLTQSIFFMTLVLSLVGWLRFKLDRMSDTAVSSLVFTLSGIELWFVLAVTLYYLGSFARVKVRFGNALVSIAWAFLPVLFFTPIMCFKKLLGLGIMLPGMVVAMWFLYLLFAAFQSALKTSALKMSLIVIVVPPLFAAVYLFWMGLALFSLGMQLLPRLVN